The following is a genomic window from Hymenobacter sp. APR13.
AGGTGCCCGGCCGGTGTCAGGGTTGGGGCGTGGGTGCGGCGCTGAATTCGCTGGGCGTGAGCTGGTAGAGGTCTTTGAAGCACTGCCCGAAGTAGGCCGGGGTGTTGAAGCCTACGGCATATGCCGTATCGGCCACGGAGTGGCCGGCGCGGAGCAGGTCGGCGGCTCTGCGAAGGCGGTACTGCTGGATAAGCTCGCTGGGGGGCAGCTGGGTGAGGGCCTGCACCTTGCGCAGCAGCGTTTTGCGGCTCATGGCCAGCTGGTCGGCCAGGCGCTCCACGTTCAGCTCCGGGTCGTCGAGGTGCTTTTCCAGCACTTCATACAGGCTGCGGAGCCAGCCGTTCTGCACAGTTTCGGTGGGCTGCGAGAGTTCGGGCCGGCTCAGCTGCTGGCCGTAGAGCGTGCGCAGGCGCTGCTGCCGCACCAGAATGTTGTGCAGCCGCAGCACCAGCTCTTCCAGATGAAACGGCTTTGTCAGGTATTCATCGGCGCCCTGGCGCAGGCCGGTGAGGCGCTGGCTGTGCGTGCCCTGGGCCGTAAGCAGCACCACGGCCACGTGGTCGGTGGCGGGCGTGTTCTTGATGCGGTAGGTCAGCTCGTAGCCGTCCAGCTCAGGCATCATCACGTCCGACACCACCACGTCGGGCAGCTCCTGCTGAATCAGCTGCCAGCCCTCGGCGCCGTTGGCGGCGGCCAGCACCCGGTACATGGGGGCCAGCTGGCGGGCCAGGTAGGTGCGCAGCTCCTCGTTGTCCTCAATCAGCATAATCAGCGGCGAATCGGGGGCGTGGCCGGAGGGCAGGTCGGGGGCCGGCGGCACGGGGATGGGCACCGGCAGCCAGTCGGGCGAGGCGGTGCCCAGGGTGGCTGGCTCGCTGGGCAGGGCCGGCTGCAGCGGCAGCTCCACCACAAAGGTGGTGCCCGTGGGCGGCGTAGTACTGCTCTGCACGCTCACCTGCCCGCCCATGAGCGTGGTCAGTTCGCGCACCAGCGCCAGCCCAATGCCCGAGCCGACCGGCAGCTGCGT
Proteins encoded in this region:
- a CDS encoding response regulator, with the translated sequence MATKILVVDDEEDVADLLGQRFRHKIKDGTYDFRFAESGQQALTLMQNEPDFDVLLLDINMPDINGLTLLSRLPELMPLSRAVIVSAYGDMDNIRTAMNRGAFDFVCKPINFLDLDATIEKTAQHVQQLREAAQVKMMAELKTHFFDNITHEFRTPLTLILAPVAGLLQLPDLPESLRPDLLTVERNARQLLYLINQLLELARLEAGQLQVAPQPGPLSDYLQELVSGFQALARQRGITLTFDAQLPGTWLYDAEKVAHIAYNLLANALKFMPPLAGEPAPDARRQVTVHLSGSPALVRLAVADTGVGISAANLPRIFDRFYQAAPGATQLPVGSGIGLALVRELTTLMGGQVSVQSSTTPPTGTTFVVELPLQPALPSEPATLGTASPDWLPVPIPVPPAPDLPSGHAPDSPLIMLIEDNEELRTYLARQLAPMYRVLAAANGAEGWQLIQQELPDVVVSDVMMPELDGYELTYRIKNTPATDHVAVVLLTAQGTHSQRLTGLRQGADEYLTKPFHLEELVLRLHNILVRQQRLRTLYGQQLSRPELSQPTETVQNGWLRSLYEVLEKHLDDPELNVERLADQLAMSRKTLLRKVQALTQLPPSELIQQYRLRRAADLLRAGHSVADTAYAVGFNTPAYFGQCFKDLYQLTPSEFSAAPTPQP